In candidate division TA06 bacterium, the sequence CCTCTGGGCCGGCTGGACGCCGATTCCGAGGGCCTGTTGCTTTTGTCCGATGAGCCGGAATTGAACGCTTTTTTGCTTAGCCCCAAGCGCGGCCATTCCCGCACCTATTGGGCCCAGGTGGAGAACATCCCTTCGGAACAGGCGTTGAAAATATTGCAAAGCGGCATCGTGATTGAACAATATGAAACCCTGCCCTGTTCGGCCATGATTCTATCTCCCCAACCGGAAATCGCAGAACGTAACCCGCCTATCCGGGTCCGGAAGAACATCCCCGCCTGCTGGATAGAGATCACTTTAACCGAAGGCAAGAACCGTCAGGTGCGCCGGATGACGGCGGCCATAGGTTTTCCTACCCTGCGGTTAGTGCGGATGAAGATCGGAAGCTATCGATTAGGCGGCCTTAAGCCGGGGCAGTGGAAGCCGGTAAGTGCCGGGGAAAGAAAAAAAATATTTAACGGGTAGAAAGGGAAAAAATGAACGCAAAGAAAATCTTCTTTTTTGTCATGCTTCTG encodes:
- a CDS encoding pseudouridine synthase; amino-acid sequence: MLIAFNKPYGVLSQFIADGSKNRTLVDFGFPKCVYPLGRLDADSEGLLLLSDEPELNAFLLSPKRGHSRTYWAQVENIPSEQALKILQSGIVIEQYETLPCSAMILSPQPEIAERNPPIRVRKNIPACWIEITLTEGKNRQVRRMTAAIGFPTLRLVRMKIGSYRLGGLKPGQWKPVSAGERKKIFNG